The genomic interval GCTGAGAACAAGGCGGCTGCAATACTAAAAAGCCACCATCGCTGATTTTGGTTTTCTTTCTCCTTTACCAACCGTGCCTGTTCCAGGCGATTTTTTTCCTGATCGCTTTTTTGGACAAGAGATTGAATTTCCATTTCAGCCAAACGATTTGAAGTATTTTGCTTCTCAGTTTCTTTCTGAAATTCGTTTTGAATCTTAAGATATTTGAATGCCTCGGAGAGGTTGTTCAAGCTATCATAGTTTTCAAATAGCAACTGACTTACTTTTTGCGTTACAAATGGCCCATCACCAGAACTTCCGTCAGAGGCTTTTTCATAGCTTCGTAAGCCATATTTGATACTTTCTTTGATATTACCAATCTTTTGATAACACTGGGCAATATACATGTTAAAGTAAAAAGCCATACTTCTAACCCCCAAACCGCTATCAACTTCGATAGCCTGTTCGAAATTCAATATAGCCTCCTGATATTTCTGCTTCCCCATCAAAATCTGCCCAAGTGCATCATAGTGCTGTGCTAAATCTTTTTTATTTTGGTCAGAATCAGGAGAAGTATCCACTATTTTTTTTGCCTTCTCAACATATTGGATAGCTTCGTTAAACCTTTTTAATTTTGTCATTATAAAAGCTACTTTGTGATAAACCCACGGTAAGTTTGCTCTATCGTTGATTGCTTCGGCTATTGCTTTTTCCTGGAGATAATAATCCAGTGCTTTATTTGGCACGTCTAATGAATAAGCATAGGTGTTGCCTAATCCTTCGAGGATAACTTGTCTAAGTTGCTGTTCTCCTAACCGCTCCAATAGTAAATTCGCCTTTGAGGTTGATCCAAAAAACAAGGGCAAATCTTTTTTCGCAAAATAAAAATTTGCAACACCATGATGAATTAAGGCAATTTCCCGATTGTCTGGATTGCCGGTTATAAACTTGTTTACTTTTCCTTCGGCTAATTTGGCCTCCTGTGTCTGTCCATTTTTTTCTAAAAAATAACTTTTGTAGGCTAATACGTAATAAGCTGTCATGGGTTGTCTGGCTTCCAGAAATTTCTTAAATGATTTCTCCACATAAGTCATACTTGAATCAACCTTTTTTAAAACACGATAATTGTAACTAAGAAGGAGAAGAATATTTGCGGCGATTTCTGCATCAGAATTTTGCTCAAAGTAGGCTAATGCGGCCATTAACTCTTTGTTCGATTTTTCAACATCCGTATTTTGTGAATCTATAAGATTCAGGCTCTTCTCAGGAACAGGCTCGTGCCTGTCTACATAAAACCAAATAGCCTTATAATTGTAATAAAACCCCAAAAAAGATTCATCATTGAGTTCTCTCATAGTCGTTAAATAAAGCCCTTCACCGTTGAGGAAACTAAGCTTTTTTGCCAAAGCACGAGCTTCTTTGGTTGCAATTAATCCACGTTTAAATTGCAAATCCCTAAAGCAAACCTGAGCGAGATTATAAAGCCGTACCACTCGTAATGTATCGGCAGCAGACCGTTTATTCAACAACAATTGAATACTGTCAATTTTGGCAGTGTATGGCTTAACAACCGTTTGAGCCTGCACATACCTTGCACACAAGAAAACAAGCAGAAATGCAATGAGATTAATTTTCATTTTATAAAATATTGATAGGTAATTTTATAATAAAAGTAGTTCCGTCGCCTTCGACAGAGTTTAACTCAATTGTTCCACCGTGTCCTTTTGTAATAATATCATAACTTAGGCTCAGTCCCAGTCCTGTCCCTTCGCCCGTGGGTTTGGTCGTAAAAAAAGGCTGGAAAATCTTGGCTTTTACCCATTCCGGAATACCTGTCCCATTATCACGAACGCGAATCTCAACGTGTTTGTCAACCAGCTTCGTACTCACCCAAACAGTTGGCTGATAATCCAACCCCCGCCCTTTGCCCAGAGCCCCACGCTCTTTCACAGCATAAAATGCATTGTTGTACAGGTTTAGTAAAACACGTCCCATTTCCTGCGGCACGACATTAACCCGGCTTAAATTCGGGTCGAAGTCAGTTTTGAGATCCGCATTGAAAGTTTGGTCCTTAGCCGGATCGCCGGGGATGCGGCCTTCCGACCGTCTCAGTCCGTGATAGGCCAATCTCAGATACTCGTCTGCCAGGGCATTAAGGTCCGTAGGTTGCCGTTCGCCGGTACCCGTGCGGGAATGCTCCAGCATGCCTTTAACAATACTGCTGGCGCGGCCGCCGTGATGGCTGATTTTTTGCAGGTTTTGAGCGAGGTCGTCGGCAATGGCCAACACGTCGTCAGTATGTCCAGCTAAGGCTTCTTCCTTTAATTCTTCAACTAAATCGTTACTCACTTCTGAGAAGTTATTGACAAAGTTTAATGGGTTTTGAATTTCATGGGCGATGCCTGCGGTGAGTTCACCCAGACTGGCGAGTTTCTCTTTTTGAATGAGTTGGGTCTGGGAGGCCTTTAGTTCTGTCGTTCTGGCTTCTACCTGTTGTTCAAGCAGTTGGTTTTGAGTTTCTAAAATTGCCCGCTTCTCCTCAGTCATTCTCACTATCGCGTCCGCCTTGTTCCTTACCTCGGTAAGAATCTCTTTAAACCGAAGAGCAATATAGATCAGAAACGAAATCGGTAAGCCGAGCAAGAGAATAGTGTACAACAGATTAAAATCGAAACTTATGTTAGTAAAGACGAAGACCGCATATACCGAAGCAGACACAAAAGTGCTTAAAGCTCCGACGACTATTGCCCATTGAGCGCCATGCAGTCGTTTCCAGGAGGATATTATTAAATACAAAATGGATATTTGCTGGGCAAGGATAGCAACGGAGATAACCGAGTCATCGGCTACGTATCTATCCAGTTCAGCTCCGGCAATAGATGCCAGGATCAATAGGGTAGACCAACGGCGCTTGATTCGATAGCCGAAAATATTCATCAAAGCCAGCATCACCAGACTTAACGTTAGCCACGCACAAATGATGATAATAAAGAATTGCCCGAAAAAAACAGTGAACGACGAATTGACAAAAAAAAGCAGGCGGCCCAGATTTGAAATTGAAGCAAACGTTCCGACAGCGGCCAGCAACCGTATTGTATGTTTTTCTGCGAAATTCAGCCAGGATAATAACCAGAAACAGATCGTTACAAGAAGCCATGTGACGAACCATAAAGTGGCGTATCCTACATCTGTCTTGAGAAGGGATAGTGCAATTGAAGAATTATTCGGACCGGCTAGCTGAACAATCAGTCTTGTGCCTTCGAATATTTCTGACTTTAGTTTTGGTCCCGAATAATAGGAAAATGGAGATACATAATCCACCATATGAACAGCGACCAGATGGACTTGTCCGGGAACCAGCTGTATGGGAATGGAGGGCTGATAGATGAAGTAGTGATCCTTGTAAGGTTGTCCGTTCGTACCGGTATTACCAAAAGAGGCCAACCGCCGACCATCCACATACACTTCTGTGGCAACCCAGCTCCCGTTCTGAGCCTGTAATGACATGCCATTAAATGTAGAATCCAGCCTCAATTTCAGTCGGAACCAGCCTTCAAATCTTCCGTTTTTATCTGCGTCTTTGGCGGATATGTCGACTGGTTTAAAGCTGCGCCAGTTGGCTGAATTCGTGTTTGATTTGGCCCAGTCCGGGTTATGGCCTGCTTTGAAAACCCAGCCCTGCATTGCTGACAGATTAATGAGTTGATCGGAATTAAACATTTTCGTGGTCAGCGTCAGCGTAGTATCCTGAGCCAACACCTGGATCAAACTCAATCCCAAAAAGAAACTAGTAAGTATAGTTTTCATGGATATATTGATTTATACAATAGGCAATCGAATCAAAAACTCGGTTGTACTCTCTACCTCACTCTCCACAGTGAGCGTTCCGCCGTGCCCCTTAGTGACTACATCATAACTTAGGGACAGACCTAAACCAGTTCCTTCACCAGTAGGCTTGGTAGTGAAAAAAGGCTGAAAAATTTTGTCTATTACCGATTCGGGAATACCACTACCATTGTCCCGAACGCGAATCTCCACTTTATTATCAAGCAGTTTTGTACTGACCCAAACAGTTGGCTGATAATCCAACCCTTGCCCTTTGCCCAAAGCCCCACGCTCCTTCACAGCGTAAAATGCATTATTGTATAGATTCAAAAGTACCCGCCCAACCTCCTGCGGAACGACGTTAACCTTACCTAAATCATGGTCAAACCCAGTTACCAACTCGCAGTTGAAGGAATTATCCTTTGCTTTAAGTCCGTGATAGGCAATCTTGAGATATTCATCACAAAGTGCATTCAGATCGGTAGGGCGCTTTTCACCCGAACCACTTCGCGAATGTTCCAACATACCCTTAACAATGTTACTGGCGCGTCCGCCGTGGTGCGTGATCTTTTGAAGATTTTGCGCCAGGTCGTCAGCAATCGCCAACACATCATCCGTATGGCCGGCCAAAGCTTCTTGCTTTAATTCTTCAACTAAATCTGTACTTACTTCGGAGAAGTTGTTGACGAAGTTTAGTGGATTTTGAATTTCGTGGGCAATGCCGGCGGTCAGTTCGCCGAGACTCGCTAGTTTCTCTTTCTGAATCAGTTGGGTTTGTGTTGCTTTCAGGTCGGTTAATGCATTTTCGACCTTGCTTC from Dyadobacter sp. NIV53 carries:
- a CDS encoding ATP-binding protein, which gives rise to MKINLIAFLLVFLCARYVQAQTVVKPYTAKIDSIQLLLNKRSAADTLRVVRLYNLAQVCFRDLQFKRGLIATKEARALAKKLSFLNGEGLYLTTMRELNDESFLGFYYNYKAIWFYVDRHEPVPEKSLNLIDSQNTDVEKSNKELMAALAYFEQNSDAEIAANILLLLSYNYRVLKKVDSSMTYVEKSFKKFLEARQPMTAYYVLAYKSYFLEKNGQTQEAKLAEGKVNKFITGNPDNREIALIHHGVANFYFAKKDLPLFFGSTSKANLLLERLGEQQLRQVILEGLGNTYAYSLDVPNKALDYYLQEKAIAEAINDRANLPWVYHKVAFIMTKLKRFNEAIQYVEKAKKIVDTSPDSDQNKKDLAQHYDALGQILMGKQKYQEAILNFEQAIEVDSGLGVRSMAFYFNMYIAQCYQKIGNIKESIKYGLRSYEKASDGSSGDGPFVTQKVSQLLFENYDSLNNLSEAFKYLKIQNEFQKETEKQNTSNRLAEMEIQSLVQKSDQEKNRLEQARLVKEKENQNQRWWLFSIAAALFSALVLAAIFYRNNQHKQKANTLLHRQKEEIDRQRGKAESALGELRVTQTQLIQKEKLASLGELTAGIAHEIQNPLNFVNNFSEVSADLVEELKEEALAGHKEDVLAIAEDLAQNLKKIGYHGGRASSIVRGMLEHSRTGTGERQPTDFNALADEYLRLAYHGIIARDKNESAGRFNCELATDFDPDLGKIDVVPQEMGRVLLNLYNNAFYAVKERWALGKVQGLDGQPTVWVSTKLLDNQVEIRVRDNGTGISESVKAKIFQPFFTTKPTGEGTGLGLSLSYDIVTKGHGGSMTVNSIEHKGTEFIVELPLV
- a CDS encoding sensor histidine kinase; this translates as MKTILTSFFLGLSLIQVLAQDTTLTLTTKMFNSDQLINLSAMQGWVFKAGHNPDWAKSNTNSANWRSFKPVDISAKDADKNGRFEGWFRLKLRLDSTFNGMSLQAQNGSWVATEVYVDGRRLASFGNTGTNGQPYKDHYFIYQPSIPIQLVPGQVHLVAVHMVDYVSPFSYYSGPKLKSEIFEGTRLIVQLAGPNNSSIALSLLKTDVGYATLWFVTWLLVTICFWLLSWLNFAEKHTIRLLAAVGTFASISNLGRLLFFVNSSFTVFFGQFFIIIICAWLTLSLVMLALMNIFGYRIKRRWSTLLILASIAGAELDRYVADDSVISVAILAQQISILYLIISSWKRLHGAQWAIVVGALSTFVSASVYAVFVFTNISFDFNLLYTILLLGLPISFLIYIALRFKEILTEVRNKADAIVRMTEEKRAILETQNQLLEQQVEARTTELKASQTQLIQKEKLASLGELTAGIAHEIQNPLNFVNNFSEVSNDLVEELKEEALAGHTDDVLAIADDLAQNLQKISHHGGRASSIVKGMLEHSRTGTGERQPTDLNALADEYLRLAYHGLRRSEGRIPGDPAKDQTFNADLKTDFDPNLSRVNVVPQEMGRVLLNLYNNAFYAVKERGALGKGRGLDYQPTVWVSTKLVDKHVEIRVRDNGTGIPEWVKAKIFQPFFTTKPTGEGTGLGLSLSYDIITKGHGGTIELNSVEGDGTTFIIKLPINIL